The region CGTGGTAACTCCATGGATACACACACTAGAGACCAACATGCTGAAGGAGAGCATGAGGCTGCTGGACGACCTCCAGCAGAAGGAGGTAGGGCTGGTTGGTGCTTCACCCACCGATGGGAGGGATGGACCAGGCTCAGAGGGCCCAGTGCTGAGCCAGAGGAAGGTGATGAGCACGGGGTTCACCATGCTCCTGGGGCTCTATGGGTGGGtggatgtgtctgtgtgtgcacaccAGGATGGATCCGTGTTGTCTGGAGCCTGATTGCTCCTCTCCTTTGTGTCTTCGTAAAGGTTTCCTGTAACAGGATGAACGtgacaaatatttttgcagatGATAAGGTAAGAAAAACCCCAGCTATAGAGCCCTGATGGGGACTGGGAGGATGCTGGGGGCCAGAGGAGAGCacagggcagtgggaggtggGCAGGAAGCCTGAGATCCTGCCTGTCCTGAGGTGATGTTGTGGAGGAGCAAGGAGCCCACTGTGAGCCCCCAGCACAAACGCTGGGCTGCCCAGCTGGTTCTCACCACGCCTGCTGGCCTGCAGAGGTGCCCTCACCTTCCCACACCCATCTCCACTTCCAGCCAAAGCAGCATTGGTGGCTTCTGgccaccctggggacagggagaggccagagggagggcagggatgggcacatGTGCTTGGACAGCTAACAGAGGTTTCAGCTTTTCAGAGGGGAACATCTCCCTTTGCTTTGGAGTGCGGTCACCAGCTCAGGCTCCTCCACACACCTATTGCAAAGCACAAAATCCCTCTTCAGCCCCTTATCTGGGGAAAGCTCTGCAGTTAGCACAAGATTTAATAGCAGATAATAAGGCCTCTTTCTATGCTGTAAACTGCTGCCTAAGCCAAGCTCCCCAGCCCCTGAGTTCCTGTTTTCACAGAAAGCCCATGCCCTCACCTGGTGCCACACGTGGAGGCACCCGAGGGCACGGCAGCCTTCACTGgggggctggggctcagcacCCCTCCCCCCTCAGGGGATCCCCACACCCCTTCTGCCacggggagcagccctggcagtgacaggagaTGCCTGAGATGCTGCCCATGCTGCCCAGCCCCGCACTCAGTTGCCCATGCTCACAGGGATGGACTGGTCACTTTTTTGAAGATACAGTTCGGGTGAAAGCTGAGATAGAGCaggcagcaccaggaacagcccCCGGGGAAGAAAGTCAAAATTTTTTTATTGCCACCAGCACTTATTAACTCCTCATCTTCCACATGTCTCTGCTATAGGACTTCTCAAAGCCACTAATGCAGGCAAACTCTTCCCAGGTGCTTttgttcctcctgcagcacctctgcccGCTCAAAGCAGGTTCATTGCCAAGGGAacctgcagggagcagcctcACAGGGTCCCACATCcacccctgcagcaggagcacgATGCTCCACCATAGGGGTGCTCGCTGCTGTGCCACACTGCCACAGCTTCTGCCAGGGCTTGATTCCTCCTCACCAGGAAAGGgatgggagcagagccagctgtgcacagatggagctgggaaacTTCAGGGAGGCTTTGGCACCTCAAACCACAATTTTCACCTACCCTTTAGAATAGAAATATATTATTCGTAGTGTTTTGATCTGCTGCTAATAAGCCATGAGTGcacaaaagtttttaaaaagtcatgttGTCTTTTCCCAGAGAGGTAACAATACGGATATCTTTTGCAAAGCTGCCACAATTGCTCGAGAGGGCCAGAGCTGCCACAGAAACTTCAAGGGCATTTACCTCAACTTGCTCGGCCTGGTCAGGAGCAGAGAAGGGTACAAGGTGAGGCACAGCTCTTCCGGCACCGCCCTCAAGCTTCTCCCTTGGTCactatttttgttttactctcACAGCACTGTCAGCAGCCCAACCCAAGCTGCAGAACCCAATCTCACCCCAGCGAGCTTCTTAACAGCTCCTTTTTCCCCATTCCAGAAGCAGTGTCCTGTGGCAGCAGGCAGCACCACCTCACTGAAGAATTTCCTCAAGGAATTACACCAAGTCCTCCAAGAAGATTATAAGaatcagaagtgaaaaaaacactTGTTTTTAAACTATGACCCTATTTTTCAAAGATTATGTATAGtaattctttaaataaatgtatttttggaCTAAATGTGCTGGGATTGCATAGGATGTTACACCAAGCAACAGTTAAGAGACTTCCCAGTTTATGGGAACAAGGGTGATGTGGCTAGGAATTGCCAAAGAATCTGTCCTGCTATGGAACGAAGCTCATGCCAACATGAGGAACACAGGTCTAAGCCAAAGGAAAAGCCCAAGAGAAGGCAGAGGGGAGAAGCCAGGCCACAAATGGGGCATGCTCCTGAAAGCTGGGAACCCAAAAGTACATGCTCAAGCTGCAAAGGGAGAAGCCAGGTCTGAGGCTAAGCAAGTTCTCTCCTCACTTTACTTACAGCCTGCATTATAACATATTTACATATATGGCACAGTCCTTTGTGGCCCAGGAGTGAAGAGGCCAGGATGGTGCAGGGTTTGGTTCATGAATCAGCTGAGTTACAGGGCTCAGGGGAGCTGCAGACCAAACGTGGTACCCATGGGCAGAGCAGGCTGGGGGGCCACAGGCACTGCCAACCCACACAGCTCATGCAGCagaggaaacagcagaacaTTCCCAACAACTGCAGGTAAATTCACACCATCTGCACCACTACAGGGGGAGCTGGCTTGTGGAACGCAGGAGACAAAGCCTCCTCCCCATCAGCTGCCCCCCCTCTGCAGTGCACAGATCAGAAGAGGCAGAGCACGGGCAGCACTGACCATGCAGGGCCCCAGAaactgctcctgcagtgccctggctcagcccagcagagaaTGGGCCTGAACAGGGGCTCAAGCAGCATCTCAGGCACAGCTCtagagctgcagcctcagcccaCTGGTTTTCTTTGCAGCCTTGCAAAGAATCCTCTTGTTCTGCCCTGTCCACCTCTTCCACAAGGTCTTGCTGCTCATTGCCCTGGGGCTTGGCACCAAGGCTCCAACACATCCCAAACTCCCTGCACAAACTTCTCCAGAGTGCTGTGCAGCTCAGAGCTACAGAGGCATCTCACCCACCCCCTGAGAGAACTGAGTAAAAAAGATATGCTATGCATAACGTTATTTGGAAAACATGCACACAGGGTGGAATTAGGAATCCAGGATTTTATTTCATGGTATGAACATGCTCCAGGGACACAATATTAATATATACAGTATAATGAATTAACTTTAATAAAATGAGGAATAGTCAGAAATaaacagagttaaaaaaaccccaataaagagaaagacaaattaTACAGACTAGCAGTTTTTCCCTCTATACAGGCCTGGCTAAGAAGAACTGTGGAGAACAGTGAAAGCTGGACATGTGCAGACAGTTTGGTCAGTGAAAGACCATTTCCCCTCCTCTTAAAGGACTAGGAACaagttaaaaatgaaataattcattTCCACCACATTAAGCAAAAATCTCATTGTTAAGGTCAATGTTCTGGAATGAGGAGAATCTTCTGTTAGCATGATGCAAAGATGAGCACACACAGAGTATGTTATGTGAGTTTTGATAAATACTATAGAGAACATACTGACCTATATTAAGCTTTTGAAAGTCCATATAAATCAAATCCTTTCCTTATTAGAAGACATTATGGGCCCACTAGGCATTCACAGGTGGGCAGGGCTATAGAGAGGGCCCATGTGGTAGATCTACAAACCAAACTCCCTGGTTTTACAAGAAACTTTCCAGAACTGCAACAAAACACACCACTTAACAGGTGAGCCAAACTGATAGGGCACATGAGAGAGTGTTCACCTTTGTTTAAAATCTCCTTACAGAGCAAATAATTTGTCCTCCAAGCCTTGGTAACAGGAGATAATCAGTTTCTCCAATCTGCCAATTAAAGGTGTGCAAGTAATCACTTACTGTTCTCCCTTGCTCCAAGGCTCACTTAAATATGCAGAGTACTAAGGTTTTCAGCAGCAGGATTGTTATGCTAATTGTAAATCATATGCCTTTatgttttaagtattttaaatatttattttaaatggagtGTGAAGCAGTATCTTGAAGTGACTGATACCTATCAGGTACAAGGATTTTCAATGTCTTTTTGAAAGCATGGTTCTGTTTTAAATCCTGTAAAACCAGATCATTCAATAAATGTTAGCACAAGATACaacacaaaaaaggaaacagaagttaTCCCTGGTTCTGAGAACCAGTACAGGCCACAGCTATGCATCTATCTGCTTGGACTCAGAGCTGAAAGACTTTAAGCAGCATTTAAGCCATTTTTAGTCCGGATTTTTGGTAAGAAGTCTGTAATAAGAGATAATGCAACTCTAttcaaacacatttaaaataagatCATCTCTTCAAAGCAGAACCAACTACAGCTTCAATCAAGGAAACTTCTGAGCatttatctctaaatgctatgataataaaaacaaatgccaGTGTTTGTATCTGTATGTTGTATGAATTTAGGTGACACTCCCTCCAATAGAGAGGGCAGCATGTTCTTCCAGGTCAtgatcctgaaaaaaaaccattaaaaacaCCGGGAAAAAGCTTACAACTTGTTTAGAATAGCACTGAATATACCCTTCAGAGCAAAATACGTCCTTACAAGACCAGTTTTAACTATTACAGATCCTGTCACAGACCCAGGGTAACCATCATGACAGCAAGAAAGGGCATTTAACTTCTTTAAGTACTTCACAGGAACATTCTGGTAAATGCAGATGTGGCTGCTAGCAAGGACTCAGGACAGCTGAagagctgttttgttttctgtcacacTGAAGGACTCCATTTCCCCTGTCAGTAATCACAGCATTTAATCCTCCAGGTAACACTAAGATGAGGTCACAGCTCACCCCtccacaggagctgctgagatACCCCCAGCTGATGTGATGAGCTACAAAACACACGCAGTCTGAAGGAGGTGCATTTTCTCTGTGACACAAAAGCAACATATTAAAGTGATATGTGTCTATCAGCAGCATAAATATCAAATAAAAAGAGCAGCCATCACAAATAAATGGTTATTATCAGAGACCAAAAAATTTTTCCTCTCATCAGAGCATAGCCGGAGATGCACACAACATACACAGGAACACAGACAGCACCATCTATGTCAGGGGATAGTGTTCTGGGAAAACTGGCCAATTCATTCTGTTTTATCAAAGGAGAGTCAAATTTATCCTCAGTGTAGAGCAGTAGCCAAGTGCTTGGTAGCCAGGGATGAGGAAACAGAGCCATAGTGCTCACAGCCCCATGGCTGGCACCAAGTCCTGGTGTTACAGCATCCTCCTTAAATCACCTCAGCTGTTCAGATTACAGAACTACTCACACAAAAATTCCAGCCCTGAAGCATAAAAAGCTGCCAAAATAACACAGCcttaaaagaagggaaaaagctCTCTTTTGGCTTAATATCCAAGGTCTCATTCTCCACAGTGGCAGCAGATCACAAACAAACTGATAAAAATACAAGAACTATTAGACACTCTTGATTTCTGCTGCACTTAAACAGAGCATGGTCCCTTTTCAGAAATCTCAAGACTTTCATGGTTCATGTTTTTCCTACCCAGCTACTTTCTCTGTACAGCAAGacagcaaaaagggaaaaggactGTGTGTTCGACACACAACACGACTGGGTTAACAACCACAGTGaggaatattaaataaaaagactTGATGCTCTTAAAAGTTTGCAGCAACTACATTCAAACACAGATCAGTGCAACAGAGGACAACAGTGAAAGCTGCCAGTTATGTGCAAAGCAGGGCATAAGTCAGATTTACCAGCCTTAATTTCAGGATTTCATTAACTGTTTTGAACTAACACATCTAGCACTTAAACTCACATCTAGAACTCAATCACGCATCTATTTTCTATACATTTCAACAAGGATTATCAACAAGTTTCCCTGCACAACACACTTAATGGAATTTCACAACCATCAATCATATATACCAGTTTAATATTATGTTAATATAACATACAATATACAGGCAActaaggaaaaatactttttttaaaataaaaaaaattatctatgtCAAACTGTGCCATCTCTTGAATTCCATATTCTGGCCAAACCTTATACACTCACTGATATTTACAGGAATTCTGACCAGGTCACACTACTGCAGCAGGGAATCAATGACAGCTCCTGGCTTGGCTGAGCGTTTTCTGTTTgaagagcagaaaggaaagggaaaaacaacacCACACACACATCATTATGCTGTCTAGGAAAGACAGGGACAAGCCACATTT is a window of Hirundo rustica isolate bHirRus1 chromosome 14, bHirRus1.pri.v3, whole genome shotgun sequence DNA encoding:
- the IL4 gene encoding interleukin-4; the protein is MSVLVQVLLTFLMLSAFLGDVVTPWIHTLETNMLKESMRLLDDLQQKEVSCNRMNVTNIFADDKRGNNTDIFCKAATIAREGQSCHRNFKGIYLNLLGLVRSREGYKKQCPVAAGSTTSLKNFLKELHQVLQEDYKNQK